From one Gallionella capsiferriformans ES-2 genomic stretch:
- a CDS encoding GspE/PulE family protein: MARPEKVRIGDLLVSEQLISQDQLKAALDEQQRTGRKLGRVLVDNGFVTEEKISESLAKQLHVPYINLKYYNINIGQVRKLPENQARRFRAIVLEERNGVLLVGMADPTDLFAFDEISRIVKCDIDVAVVTEGQLLESIDRGYRRTEEISGLAHELSEELGDSYVDFGSMTSAVGSEEAPVVKLLQTMFDDATQIRASDIHIEPQEGKLMIRFRIDGALHLQTEAHNKIAPALVLRLKLMSGLDISEKRLPQDGRFHVRVRDQGVDVRIATCPTQYGEAVVMRLLRQDGGMVGLDKLGMPPDMLLRFRAILKRSNGMILVTGPTGSGKTTTLYSALAELNTIDMKLLTVEDPVEYRLPGINQVQVNEKIGLTFSSVLRSALRQDPDVILVGEMRDAETAQIGLRAAMTGHLVLSTLHTRDAAGTLFRLVDMGIQRFMVASSVQAVIAQRLLRRICESCSESYTPTPQEREWLEVEGVSIEQHARLMHGRGCSHCNGTGYHGRMGVYEMLEMGREMVEAAAHDSVGHFMTVAAEHMRGKTLVDHALQQMLQGRTSVSEVMRISNQVED, from the coding sequence ACGGTTTCGTTACGGAAGAGAAAATTTCCGAGTCGCTCGCCAAACAGCTCCACGTTCCTTATATCAATCTCAAATATTACAACATCAATATCGGGCAGGTGCGCAAGCTGCCGGAAAATCAGGCGCGGCGCTTTCGCGCGATCGTGCTCGAGGAACGCAACGGCGTGTTGCTGGTCGGGATGGCGGATCCGACCGATCTGTTCGCCTTTGATGAAATTAGCCGTATCGTTAAATGCGATATCGATGTCGCGGTTGTGACCGAAGGTCAGTTACTCGAATCGATCGATCGCGGCTACCGGCGTACCGAAGAAATCTCCGGATTAGCCCATGAGCTCAGCGAAGAGCTGGGCGATAGCTATGTCGACTTCGGATCCATGACCAGTGCGGTGGGCAGTGAAGAAGCACCGGTGGTGAAGCTGCTGCAGACCATGTTTGACGATGCCACACAGATACGCGCATCGGACATTCACATTGAGCCTCAAGAGGGCAAGCTGATGATACGCTTCCGTATTGACGGCGCGCTGCATTTGCAAACCGAAGCGCATAACAAAATCGCGCCGGCACTGGTGTTACGGTTGAAGTTGATGTCCGGACTGGATATCTCCGAAAAACGCTTGCCGCAGGACGGCCGTTTTCATGTGCGGGTGCGTGATCAAGGGGTGGATGTGCGTATTGCAACCTGTCCTACCCAGTACGGCGAGGCGGTGGTTATGCGGTTGTTGCGTCAGGACGGCGGAATGGTCGGTCTCGATAAGTTGGGCATGCCGCCCGACATGCTGCTGCGTTTCCGCGCCATTTTAAAGCGCAGCAACGGCATGATCCTGGTGACGGGACCCACCGGGAGCGGTAAGACCACAACGCTCTATTCTGCGCTGGCAGAACTCAATACGATAGACATGAAACTGCTCACCGTTGAAGATCCGGTGGAGTATCGCCTGCCGGGGATTAATCAGGTTCAGGTGAATGAAAAAATCGGATTGACCTTTTCATCTGTGTTGCGTTCGGCATTGCGTCAGGATCCCGATGTGATTCTGGTCGGCGAAATGCGCGATGCGGAGACTGCCCAGATCGGTTTGCGCGCGGCGATGACCGGCCATCTGGTGTTGTCTACGCTGCATACCCGCGATGCGGCAGGTACCTTGTTCCGTTTGGTCGACATGGGCATCCAGCGTTTTATGGTGGCGTCCTCAGTGCAGGCGGTGATTGCTCAGCGATTGTTGCGGCGAATTTGCGAGAGTTGCAGCGAGAGTTATACGCCGACCCCTCAGGAGCGCGAGTGGCTCGAAGTGGAAGGGGTGAGCATCGAACAGCACGCTCGCTTGATGCACGGACGGGGCTGTTCACATTGCAACGGTACCGGCTATCACGGCCGCATGGGGGTGTACGAGATGCTGGAAATGGGGCGCGAGATGGTTGAAGCTGCGGCTCACGATAGTGTCGGACACTTTATGACGGTCGCAGCAGAGCATATGCGCGGCAAGACGCTGGTTGATCATGCCTTGCAGCAGATGTTGCAGGGACGTACCTCGGTTTCCGAAGTCATGCGTATCAGCAATCAGGTTGAAGACTAG
- a CDS encoding type II secretion system F family protein codes for MAVFTYKGRNAQGRMVEGSLDGEGSGAVADQLNSMGITPTDIKPFVGKNAVQAPDWWLKLNQQPITPMDLMLFSRQMYTLLKAGVPILRALAGLQESTKNTAFAAMLQDVRDSLDSGRELSAALRRHPKVFSMFYISMVQVGEMTGMLDQTFIRLYAYLDFERDMKERIATALRYPSFVVIAMGIAIVIINLFVIPTFAKVYAGFHADLPAITKLLLGFSAFMVSYWWMLMLMLAGAVTGFRYYINTKAGRYNWDRYKLKLPIVGPIIFKATLSRFARSLALTFKSGMPILQGMNVVGMVVDNEFMRSRIEAMREGIERGESILRTAVAAGVFNPIVLQMIAVGEETGDLDGLMAEVADMYEQEVKYEVSTLSSKIEPILIVSLGALVLVLALGVFLPMWDLGKAAMH; via the coding sequence GTGGCGGTTTTTACCTATAAAGGCCGCAATGCGCAAGGCCGGATGGTAGAAGGCTCGCTGGATGGCGAAGGCAGCGGGGCCGTTGCGGATCAGTTGAACAGCATGGGGATTACTCCCACCGACATCAAACCTTTTGTCGGTAAAAATGCAGTGCAGGCGCCGGACTGGTGGTTGAAACTTAATCAGCAGCCCATCACGCCGATGGACTTGATGCTGTTCAGTCGTCAGATGTACACGCTGCTCAAGGCGGGCGTGCCGATTTTACGGGCGCTGGCCGGGTTGCAGGAGTCGACCAAGAATACGGCGTTTGCGGCGATGCTGCAGGATGTGCGTGATAGTTTAGATAGCGGTCGTGAACTCAGTGCGGCATTGCGCCGGCATCCCAAGGTGTTTTCGATGTTCTATATCAGCATGGTGCAGGTTGGTGAAATGACCGGTATGCTCGATCAGACCTTTATTCGTCTCTACGCGTATTTGGATTTTGAGCGCGATATGAAGGAGCGCATCGCAACGGCCTTACGCTATCCGTCGTTCGTGGTGATCGCGATGGGCATTGCGATCGTGATTATCAACCTGTTCGTCATTCCGACTTTCGCTAAAGTCTATGCCGGTTTTCACGCCGATTTGCCGGCGATCACCAAACTGCTGCTGGGGTTCTCGGCCTTTATGGTGAGTTACTGGTGGATGCTGATGCTGATGCTGGCGGGGGCGGTGACAGGCTTCCGGTATTACATCAATACTAAGGCGGGGCGTTACAACTGGGATCGCTACAAATTAAAACTGCCCATTGTAGGCCCTATCATTTTTAAGGCCACCTTGTCGCGTTTTGCTCGCAGTCTGGCACTCACGTTCAAGAGCGGAATGCCGATACTGCAGGGCATGAATGTGGTCGGCATGGTGGTTGACAACGAATTCATGCGCAGCCGTATTGAAGCGATGCGCGAGGGTATCGAGCGCGGCGAAAGCATACTGCGCACGGCTGTTGCAGCCGGTGTGTTTAACCCGATCGTGCTGCAGATGATCGCGGTCGGTGAAGAGACAGGGGATCTGGACGGATTGATGGCGGAAGTCGCGGACATGTATGAGCAGGAAGTTAAATATGAAGTCTCTACGCTGAGTTCCAAGATCGAGCCTATTTTGATCGTCTCTCTGGGGGCGCTAGTGTTGGTGCTCGCGTTGGGTGTCTTCCTGCCGATGTGGGATCTGGGCAAAGCGGCGATGCATTAA
- a CDS encoding type II secretion system protein, translating into MKKQAGFTLIELVMVIVILGILAAVALPKFVNLSGDARKATLASAEGAIRSAANMTHSASLAGSMAAASSVTAEGTTVTMVQYYPAAASIATVAGLGAGYTVTTSGTTTTIQVTGATTPASCQVTYTEAAAGAAPTIVPTNSGC; encoded by the coding sequence ATGAAGAAGCAAGCGGGTTTTACACTGATCGAGTTGGTAATGGTGATTGTTATTCTGGGTATTCTGGCAGCGGTTGCCTTGCCTAAGTTTGTAAACCTGTCTGGCGATGCCCGCAAAGCGACTCTGGCGAGTGCCGAAGGGGCAATCCGTTCAGCAGCCAATATGACACACAGCGCGTCGCTTGCCGGTTCCATGGCGGCCGCCAGTAGCGTTACCGCAGAAGGGACCACGGTTACGATGGTTCAGTATTATCCTGCTGCTGCCAGCATTGCGACCGTGGCTGGGCTGGGGGCGGGTTACACGGTGACCACATCGGGTACGACGACGACGATACAGGTAACGGGTGCAACAACGCCAGCTTCATGCCAGGTCACTTATACGGAAGCCGCCGCAGGTGCTGCACCGACCATTGTGCCGACAAACTCTGGCTGTTAA
- a CDS encoding type II secretion system protein: protein MSIAKPKLSKGFTLVELVMVMVLIGILAAVAVPRFFGTSVFQSRGFADQLKATLSYAQKVAAAQNHFVCVAFATDSVTLSYDAVAPGTAHTVATCPGGNMSSPDGKSPYVLTAPGGVVLSGATSFYFDTLGRPSAAQSIAVSGYATPVIVEAETGYVH, encoded by the coding sequence ATGTCGATTGCTAAACCTAAGTTGTCCAAAGGCTTTACGCTGGTTGAACTGGTGATGGTCATGGTGCTGATCGGTATCCTGGCGGCGGTGGCTGTCCCGCGCTTTTTCGGCACCAGCGTCTTTCAGTCACGCGGTTTTGCCGACCAGCTCAAGGCTACGCTGAGTTATGCACAGAAAGTGGCCGCAGCGCAGAATCATTTTGTTTGTGTGGCTTTTGCGACCGACAGCGTCACGCTAAGCTATGACGCCGTAGCTCCCGGCACTGCACATACCGTAGCCACTTGCCCGGGCGGCAATATGAGCAGTCCTGACGGAAAATCCCCTTATGTTTTGACAGCTCCCGGCGGTGTGGTGCTGAGCGGGGCAACGTCTTTTTATTTTGATACGCTGGGTCGTCCGAGCGCTGCGCAAAGCATTGCGGTGAGCGGCTATGCCACACCGGTCATTGTCGAGGCGGAAACAGGCTATGTTCACTAA
- a CDS encoding prepilin-type N-terminal cleavage/methylation domain-containing protein — MRKDRMREAEGRRQGFLIPHVCRGFTLIELVMVIVITGIIGSMVAVFLKWPVQQYMDVARRADLTNIADTAFYRLAGDISIAVANSVRVAGCGATPCLEFMPTKDVGRYRVAQDMSDPASGVGDVLDFSGADSSFDVIGSPMSFAANDYIVIGSTQSDGAPAYDATTSGVLRAYAGAAGTQSNVVITPTKFPSFARLSSQRFDVVDGAQQAVTYACEGTLGALDSSGHGQASLVRHWGYGFNPVQASPSVLTGSRAILADKVSGCSIDYTAANQRMGLLGVRLTLTSGGESVSLYQEIHVSNMP; from the coding sequence ATGCGTAAAGACCGGATGCGGGAGGCAGAAGGCAGGAGGCAGGGATTCCTCATTCCTCACGTCTGTCGAGGTTTTACGCTGATCGAGCTGGTGATGGTGATTGTGATTACCGGCATCATAGGCAGTATGGTGGCGGTGTTTCTCAAATGGCCCGTGCAGCAGTACATGGATGTGGCGCGGCGGGCAGACCTCACCAATATCGCTGATACGGCTTTTTACCGTCTGGCCGGTGACATCAGCATCGCGGTTGCTAATAGCGTGCGGGTAGCGGGGTGCGGGGCGACGCCCTGCCTCGAATTCATGCCAACGAAAGATGTCGGGCGTTACCGTGTGGCACAGGATATGAGCGATCCTGCCTCCGGGGTGGGCGATGTGCTGGATTTTAGCGGCGCGGACAGTAGTTTTGACGTCATCGGCTCACCGATGAGCTTTGCTGCAAATGACTATATTGTGATCGGTAGCACGCAGTCGGATGGCGCGCCTGCCTATGACGCGACGACATCAGGCGTGTTGCGCGCTTATGCCGGAGCGGCCGGCACACAATCGAATGTGGTGATTACGCCGACGAAATTTCCTTCGTTTGCCCGCTTGAGCAGCCAGCGCTTCGATGTGGTGGATGGCGCGCAGCAGGCGGTGACGTATGCCTGTGAAGGAACTTTGGGTGCGCTCGATTCAAGTGGTCATGGTCAGGCAAGTCTGGTGCGGCATTGGGGGTACGGTTTCAATCCGGTGCAGGCAAGCCCTAGTGTGCTGACAGGTTCACGTGCGATCCTGGCCGATAAGGTGAGTGGATGCAGCATCGATTACACGGCGGCTAATCAGCGCATGGGCTTGCTGGGCGTGCGCCTGACGCTGACATCGGGGGGCGAGAGCGTGAGCCTGTATCAGGAGATTCATGTGAGTAATATGCCATGA
- a CDS encoding mannose-sensitive agglutinin (MSHA) biogenesis protein MshP: MKKLQKGFSLITAIFLLVVIAALGTFAVTLSTTQNQSQAVDAMAARGYQAALAGIEVAAYHVALSSVAWTAGCPAMTAVSFTDNLLAPFAVTVSCSAASYVEGTATLWVYAVSSVAKTAGAPGDVNYVEQVATAKLVQ, encoded by the coding sequence ATGAAAAAATTGCAAAAAGGTTTTTCTTTGATTACGGCGATTTTTTTGCTGGTGGTAATCGCAGCGCTGGGTACTTTTGCAGTAACCTTGTCTACCACGCAGAATCAAAGTCAGGCCGTGGATGCCATGGCAGCGCGCGGTTATCAGGCGGCGCTGGCCGGGATCGAGGTGGCGGCCTACCATGTTGCGCTGTCCTCAGTTGCCTGGACTGCCGGATGTCCTGCGATGACGGCGGTATCCTTTACAGATAACCTGCTCGCGCCGTTCGCGGTGACGGTGAGTTGCTCGGCAGCTTCGTATGTTGAGGGGACTGCCACGCTTTGGGTCTATGCGGTTTCGTCGGTTGCCAAAACAGCGGGCGCACCGGGTGATGTGAATTACGTGGAGCAGGTCGCCACGGCTAAGCTTGTGCAATAG
- a CDS encoding DUF6701 domain-containing protein: protein MNHLNKRVLWILAGLMFSTVVQAATCTSRANGRWGSSGTWNCGKVPASTDTIVLAAPFTVTLDARYTSSSLTVNAGAILADAGNTLTLTGALTNNGTISGDGNMDVTGAAAVISGSGTYSGTRLYTSGSAPQIAAGAVLNFSGSSRLYAGRNDAGKTVAASVLTINGTINSTIDAANTTFLRIYADSTVIGATGVINAGVSAADFSSKTAKVTNNGSVSLKSIKQKSATNAWTQGANSSLTVTATSTVGVLSASATGNTVTYTSPAVPISPLNKTYYNLAGTGVACPHGFTVTGSNPCVTKAGAGFVISSPTSCTNLTGVGTRAWTNPGNAQAADTVHSIAGNVVKNTTTNYLKCTGFDFAAIPVGAAISGITVYVTRKTDGGTIRDAFVYLVKAGTLSTTLNGATTTNYTKADVAEMHGGMTSLWGTTWTDSDFKLSTFGVAFAAKNTSTKSNTNRSVSVDFIQVRVDYAATGVDHVAISAANIGSTCTLSNVTITPHTAAHGAPTGGGGAIKLSTSSGKGDWSIVSGTGSLSNGTGNDGRATYTYAAGETSATLGLMHTSSGSITLGVSDNATGASLTANTMAAELSNTILFAGGGFTVANAAGIAVSNMDQVAGATSPVYYLKATSASCGNAFNNVAKSVDIAFECLDPTTCQSPAVTINAYNAAGTAVTSSTVLSTGLQNGSDPATANTYKAVSLNFNANSLAPFTLNYPDVGRITLYLRYTPSSIISESIPFVVKPAGFVLSNIKRVRDNFANPGAADATGAGFVKSGEAFSVRVTAVNAQGGATPNYGHEVTPEHVKLSNALVSPAGGHNIAITCADPASVTACDMTGVQFPTFGAFTGGVAVGNNFAWDEVGVITVTPHVGDSDYLGVGEVVGTTSGNIGRFTLAKFALQNPLLDNRTDICDAGLLISDEVTPCPAYTYMGEQMDASFILVPTSLHGVPSQNYQNSTTAANNYAKLDPTIFANLNLAAIDLTTPSYLTSRISNAGMPVVSCGTTPCFSQPGGAGSQAQAEITVPFTISRGASADGVYDAVDIGIAPLDSDGAAVESDIGTVCNNPAVADCYDLDTDAVAGNDHALLGQAAFRYGRSRIVNAYGSELLALSLPVFIEYWDGTAYVTSVDDHITALTLALSNYQLNLNAAKTTLTNPVISNGQGVVGLSAPGMGGNGSVDIDLASPAYLPLPGRARATFGVYGGNPVFIYRGRRGR from the coding sequence ATGAATCACTTGAATAAACGGGTGTTGTGGATACTGGCAGGGTTGATGTTCTCGACGGTGGTTCAGGCCGCCACGTGTACCAGTCGTGCGAATGGACGCTGGGGCAGCTCCGGGACCTGGAACTGTGGGAAAGTGCCAGCGAGTACCGATACAATCGTGTTGGCGGCCCCCTTTACGGTTACTTTGGACGCGCGTTATACCTCCTCATCGCTGACGGTGAATGCGGGTGCGATACTGGCTGACGCCGGAAATACGCTGACGCTCACCGGCGCATTGACTAACAACGGCACGATTTCGGGAGATGGCAACATGGATGTCACCGGCGCTGCAGCGGTGATTTCCGGCAGCGGCACCTATTCAGGCACCCGGCTATATACCTCAGGCAGCGCACCGCAAATTGCCGCAGGGGCTGTGCTGAATTTTTCCGGATCATCGCGTCTATATGCCGGACGTAATGATGCGGGAAAGACCGTGGCGGCTTCGGTGTTGACTATCAACGGGACGATCAATTCAACGATCGATGCGGCGAACACGACTTTCCTGCGTATTTATGCCGACAGCACGGTGATCGGTGCCACCGGTGTGATCAATGCCGGTGTGTCTGCTGCCGATTTCAGCAGTAAAACTGCAAAAGTGACCAATAATGGCAGCGTTAGTCTCAAATCCATTAAACAAAAGTCCGCGACAAATGCGTGGACGCAGGGGGCAAACTCGAGTCTGACCGTGACGGCGACCTCCACCGTGGGGGTGCTGAGCGCATCGGCCACTGGCAATACCGTCACCTATACCTCGCCAGCCGTGCCGATTTCGCCACTCAACAAAACTTATTACAACCTGGCTGGCACCGGTGTGGCCTGTCCGCACGGCTTTACCGTCACGGGCAGCAATCCCTGTGTGACCAAGGCCGGTGCGGGGTTTGTGATATCCAGTCCGACGTCTTGCACCAATTTGACCGGGGTCGGGACAAGGGCGTGGACGAATCCGGGGAATGCGCAGGCCGCCGATACCGTGCATTCCATCGCCGGGAATGTCGTGAAAAACACCACGACTAACTATCTGAAATGTACCGGATTTGATTTTGCGGCGATTCCGGTAGGGGCCGCGATCAGCGGCATTACCGTGTATGTAACCCGCAAGACCGATGGCGGCACGATACGCGACGCCTTTGTCTATCTGGTCAAGGCCGGTACCCTCAGTACAACATTGAACGGTGCGACCACCACTAATTACACGAAGGCCGATGTGGCAGAAATGCATGGCGGCATGACGAGTCTGTGGGGGACGACCTGGACCGATAGCGATTTTAAGCTGTCGACTTTCGGCGTTGCGTTCGCGGCAAAAAATACCAGTACCAAATCCAATACGAACCGCTCTGTATCGGTCGATTTCATACAGGTGCGGGTCGATTATGCGGCGACCGGTGTGGATCACGTCGCGATTTCTGCCGCTAACATTGGCTCGACCTGCACGCTTTCCAATGTGACGATTACGCCGCATACGGCGGCACACGGCGCGCCGACGGGGGGCGGCGGCGCCATTAAACTCTCCACCTCGAGCGGCAAGGGCGACTGGAGTATCGTGTCCGGTACGGGGAGTCTCTCAAATGGTACGGGCAATGACGGGCGGGCGACTTACACTTATGCTGCGGGAGAGACGTCGGCGACGCTGGGGTTGATGCATACGAGTTCTGGCAGCATCACCCTCGGTGTGTCGGATAATGCGACGGGAGCGTCCTTGACGGCCAATACGATGGCTGCCGAATTGTCGAATACCATTCTATTCGCAGGCGGCGGTTTTACCGTCGCTAATGCAGCGGGTATCGCAGTGAGCAATATGGATCAGGTGGCAGGCGCGACGTCGCCAGTTTATTACCTGAAGGCGACCAGCGCGAGTTGTGGCAACGCGTTTAACAATGTCGCTAAAAGCGTGGACATCGCCTTTGAATGTCTGGACCCTACAACCTGTCAGAGTCCTGCAGTAACTATCAATGCCTACAATGCCGCAGGTACGGCAGTGACCTCCAGTACGGTATTATCAACCGGGTTGCAGAATGGTTCGGATCCGGCAACGGCGAACACATATAAAGCCGTCTCATTGAATTTCAACGCCAATTCACTGGCGCCTTTTACGCTGAACTATCCGGATGTCGGCCGCATTACGCTGTATTTGCGTTATACCCCGTCCAGCATCATCAGCGAAAGTATCCCGTTTGTGGTCAAGCCGGCGGGCTTTGTGCTGTCCAATATCAAGCGCGTGCGTGACAATTTTGCCAATCCGGGTGCGGCCGATGCAACGGGTGCGGGGTTCGTCAAATCCGGCGAAGCCTTCTCGGTCAGAGTGACTGCGGTCAATGCTCAAGGGGGGGCTACGCCCAATTACGGGCATGAAGTGACGCCCGAACACGTGAAACTCTCGAACGCGCTGGTGTCGCCGGCAGGCGGCCACAATATCGCGATTACCTGTGCCGATCCGGCCAGTGTGACAGCTTGCGATATGACGGGTGTGCAATTTCCGACTTTCGGCGCGTTTACCGGCGGGGTGGCGGTGGGAAATAATTTCGCCTGGGATGAGGTTGGGGTCATTACGGTGACGCCGCACGTGGGCGACTCCGATTATTTGGGCGTGGGTGAGGTGGTCGGCACGACGTCCGGAAATATCGGGCGCTTTACACTGGCGAAATTTGCGCTGCAAAATCCGCTGCTGGACAATCGCACCGATATTTGCGATGCAGGCTTACTGATCTCGGACGAGGTGACGCCGTGCCCTGCCTATACCTACATGGGTGAACAGATGGATGCCTCGTTTATTCTGGTGCCGACGAGTCTGCACGGCGTGCCCTCGCAGAACTATCAGAACTCGACAACGGCGGCGAACAACTATGCAAAACTCGACCCGACTATTTTTGCCAATCTAAATCTCGCGGCGATTGATTTGACGACGCCAAGCTATCTGACGTCGCGCATCAGCAATGCCGGTATGCCGGTGGTGAGCTGTGGAACGACTCCTTGTTTTTCACAGCCGGGCGGGGCAGGATCTCAGGCGCAGGCCGAAATTACCGTGCCGTTTACGATTAGCCGCGGGGCGTCGGCCGATGGCGTATACGATGCGGTCGATATTGGCATTGCGCCGCTCGACAGCGATGGGGCGGCAGTAGAGTCCGATATCGGTACTGTCTGCAATAATCCTGCTGTGGCTGACTGTTATGATCTGGATACGGATGCTGTGGCGGGTAATGATCATGCGCTGCTTGGTCAGGCGGCATTTCGCTATGGTCGGAGTCGTATTGTCAATGCGTATGGGTCGGAGTTGCTCGCCTTGTCACTGCCGGTTTTCATTGAGTATTGGGACGGCACCGCCTATGTGACCAGCGTGGATGATCATATTACGGCGTTGACCCTCGCGCTTAGCAATTATCAGCTTAATCTCAATGCGGCTAAAACTACGCTGACCAATCCCGTGATCAGCAATGGTCAAGGTGTGGTCGGACTGTCAGCCCCGGGAATGGGGGGGAATGGCAGCGTTGATATTGATCTTGCCTCTCCGGCTTATCTTCCGCTGCCGGGTCGTGCGCGGGCGACATTTGGCGTATATGGCGGGAATCCGGTGTTCATTTATCGGGGAAGGCGCGGGCGTTGA
- the pilM gene encoding type IV pilus biogenesis protein PilM: MKIPSITSFLKAKPRDAGWLAVGLTSHGVFLIQLSFDAEIPRVLRCEYHENSAVTVAYLERLRRESDLGNEACTTLLAAGEYQIMLMEAPNVPDNELKTAMRWKIKDSLAYSVDDAAVDVLRIPVNKNRPEHNQSLFAIAVPNETIKTRMALFEQAKLALSIIEIPETAQRNVARLFEQSDRALALLAFDELGGLLTFTADGELYLSRRIEITLPQLRDANEALREQYRDRVELELQRSLDYFDRQFNHLSLSRVLLSAPEDSGLLDYLVSTVGMAVEGVDLSQVLDISAVPAMADSEFAAMVLPTLGAALRQERRA; encoded by the coding sequence ATGAAGATTCCGTCCATCACTTCGTTCCTCAAAGCCAAGCCGCGCGATGCTGGCTGGCTGGCGGTCGGTCTGACGTCGCACGGCGTATTCCTGATTCAGTTGTCATTCGATGCCGAAATTCCGCGTGTGTTGCGTTGTGAATACCATGAAAATTCCGCCGTTACTGTGGCGTATCTGGAACGACTGAGGCGAGAATCGGATCTGGGGAATGAGGCTTGTACGACCTTGCTTGCCGCCGGCGAGTACCAGATCATGTTGATGGAGGCGCCTAATGTGCCTGACAATGAGCTAAAAACGGCGATGCGCTGGAAAATTAAGGATAGTCTGGCCTACTCGGTTGATGATGCTGCGGTGGATGTATTGCGCATCCCTGTCAACAAAAACCGGCCTGAACATAATCAATCCCTGTTTGCCATTGCAGTGCCCAATGAAACAATTAAAACCCGTATGGCCTTGTTTGAGCAGGCAAAGCTTGCGCTGAGCATTATTGAGATTCCGGAAACTGCACAGCGCAATGTGGCTCGTTTGTTTGAGCAATCTGATCGTGCGCTGGCGCTGCTGGCGTTCGACGAGCTGGGAGGTTTGCTGACCTTTACCGCGGATGGCGAGCTGTATTTGTCCCGTCGCATCGAGATCACGCTGCCTCAGTTGCGTGATGCAAATGAAGCGCTGCGCGAACAATATCGTGACCGGGTCGAGTTGGAGTTGCAGCGTTCACTCGATTACTTCGATCGGCAGTTCAACCATTTATCGCTAAGTCGTGTGTTGCTGAGTGCACCGGAAGATTCGGGGCTGTTGGATTATTTGGTTTCAACGGTGGGCATGGCGGTAGAAGGCGTTGATCTGTCGCAAGTGCTGGATATCAGCGCAGTGCCCGCGATGGCTGACAGTGAGTTTGCCGCGATGGTGCTGCCAACGTTGGGTGCGGCTTTGCGCCAGGAGAGGCGCGCCTGA
- a CDS encoding PilN domain-containing protein, with translation MSQQINLFNPDFLKQETHFSLVTMLQGLAVIFVGALILYGYALYQVRELDKQAAQVLARLNVEQSALAGYSAGFSPQKTNELLQSELQQLEKKAEEARSLTDTLREGQVSNTSGFSEYMRAFSRQVVPGLWLTGFKVNSAEITLSGGTLAPESVPAYIQKLSHESIMHGKSFSNLQMQPAKEAKYLEFTLFTAPDSQL, from the coding sequence ATGAGCCAGCAGATCAATCTATTCAATCCTGATTTTCTCAAGCAGGAAACGCATTTCTCACTGGTAACCATGTTGCAGGGATTAGCGGTCATTTTTGTAGGTGCGTTGATTTTGTACGGTTATGCTCTGTATCAGGTTCGTGAGTTGGACAAGCAGGCCGCGCAGGTTTTGGCGAGGCTCAATGTCGAACAGAGCGCATTAGCCGGTTATTCTGCCGGATTTTCTCCTCAGAAAACCAATGAATTACTCCAGAGTGAATTACAGCAGCTGGAAAAAAAGGCCGAAGAGGCGAGGTCGCTGACGGACACACTGCGTGAAGGTCAGGTGAGCAATACCAGCGGTTTTTCGGAGTATATGCGTGCCTTTTCAAGGCAGGTGGTGCCCGGACTCTGGCTGACAGGTTTTAAGGTGAACTCGGCTGAAATTACCTTGAGCGGCGGCACGCTCGCGCCGGAATCGGTGCCGGCCTATATTCAAAAGCTCAGTCATGAAAGCATCATGCATGGCAAAAGTTTTTCAAACTTGCAAATGCAACCGGCCAAAGAGGCCAAGTATTTGGAATTTACCCTGTTTACCGCGCCGGATAGTCAACTATGA